In the Hordeum vulgare subsp. vulgare chromosome 7H, MorexV3_pseudomolecules_assembly, whole genome shotgun sequence genome, one interval contains:
- the LOC123412304 gene encoding LRR receptor-like serine/threonine-protein kinase RGI5 translates to MGMTHRRGGFLVAAVPVVALLVAALVLRPAAALSPDGKALLSLLPTAPSPVLPSWDPSAATPCSWQGVTCSPQSRVVSLSLPNTFLNLSTLPPPLASLSSLQLLNLSTCNISGTIPPSYASLAALRVLDLSSNALYGAIPGELGALSGLQYLFLNSNRFMGAIPRSLANLSALEVLCIQDNLFNGTIPASLGALTALQQLRVGGNPGLSGPIPASLGALSNLTVFGGAATGLSGPIPEELGNLVNLQTLALYDTGLSGPVPAALGGCVELRNLYLHMNKLSGPIPPELGRLQKITSLLLWGNALSGKIPPELSNCSALVVLDLSGNRLSGQVPGALGRLGALEQLHLSDNQLTGRIPAVLSNCSSLTALQLDKNGLSGEIPAQLGELKALQVLFLWGNALTGSIPPSLGDCTELYALDLSKNRLTGGIPDEVFGLQKLSKLLLLGNALSGPLPPSVADCVSLVRLRLGENQLAGEIPREIGKLQNLVFLDLYSNRFTGHLPAELANITVLELLDVHNNSFTGPIPPQFGALMNLEQLDLSMNNLTGDIPASFGNFSYLNKLILSRNMLSGPLPKSIQNLQKLTMLDLSNNSFSGPIPPEIGALSSLSISLDLSGNKFVGELPEEMSGLTQLQSLDLSSNGLYGSISVLGALTSLTSLNISYNNFSGAIPVTPFFKTLSSNSYTGNPSLCESYDGHICASDMVRRTTLKTVRTVILVCAILGSITLLLVVVWILFNRSRRLEGEKATSLSAAAGNDFSYPWTFTPFQKLNFCVDNILECLRDENVIGKGCSGVVYRAEMPNGDIIAVKKLWKTTKEEPIDAFAAEIQILGHIRHRNIVKLLGYCSNKSVKLLLYNYVPNGNLQELLSENRSLDWDTRYKIAVGAAQGLSYLHHDCVPAILHRDVKCNNILLDSKYEAYLADFGLAKLMNSPNYHHAMSRIAGSYGYIAPEYGYTSNITEKSDVYSYGVVLLEILSGRSAIEPMVSDSLHIVEWAKKKMGSYEPAVNILDAKLRGMPDQLVQEMLQTLGIAIFCVNPAPGERPTMKEVVAFLKEVKSPPEEWAKTSQQPLIKPGSQEG, encoded by the exons ATGGGAATGACGCACCGGCGCGGCGGGTTCTTGGTCGCCGCCGTCCCCGTGGTGGCACTTTTGGTGGCCGCGCTGGTGCTCCGGCCGGCCGCGGCGCTGTCCCCGGACGGCAAGGCGCTGCTGTCGCTGCTCCCGACGGCGCCGTCGCCTGTGCTGCCGTCCTGGGACCCGTCGGCGGCCACCCCGTGCTCGTGGCAGGGGGTCACCTGCTCGCCGCAGAGCCGGGTGGTGTCGCTCTCCCTGCCCAACACCTTCCTCAACCTCTCCACCCTCCCGCCGCCGCTCGCCTCGCTCTCCTCGCTCCAGCTGCTCAACCTCTCTACCTGCAACATCTCCGGGACCATCCCTCCGTCCTACGCGTCCCTCGCCGCGCTCCGTGTGCTGGACCTCTCGTCGAACGCGCTCTACGGCGCCATCCCCGGCGAGCTCGGCGCGCTGTCCGGGCTCCAGTACCTGTTCCTCAACTCCAACCGCTTCATGGGCGCCATCCCGCGCTCCCTCGCCAACCTCTCCGCGCTCGAGGTGCTCTGCATCCAGGACAACCTCTTCAACGGCACCATCCCGGCGTCCCTGGGCGCGCTCACCGCGCTCCAGCAGCTCCGCGTCGGGGGCAACCCGGGGCTGTCGGGCCCTATTCCGGCGTCTCTCGGCGCGCTATCCAACCTCACCGTATTCGGCGGCGCGGCGACCGGTCTGTCTGGCCCCATCCCTGAGGAGCTCGGCAACCTCGTCAACCTCCAGACGCTGGCATTATACGATACCGGCTTGTCTGGCCCCGTGCCGGCGGCGCTCGGCGGTTGCGTGGAGCTGCGCAACCTCTACCTCCACATGAACAAGCTCTCCGGGCCGATACCGCCGGAGCTCGGGAGGCTGCAGAAGATCACCAGCCTGCTGCTCTGGGGCAATGCCCTCTCCGGAAAGATCCCGCCGGAGCTCTCCAACTGCTCGGCATTGGTGGTGCTCGACCTGTCGGGCAACCGTCTATCAGGCCAGGTGCCCGGGGCGCTCGGGCGTCTCGGTGCGCTCGAGCAGCTGCACCTGTCGGACAACCAGCTCACGGGGCGCATACCGGCGGTGCTGAGCAACTGCAGCAGCCTCACCGCCCTGCAGCTCGACAAGAACGGCCTCTCCGGGGAGATACCGGCGCAACTCGGGGAGCTCAAGGCGCTGCAGGTGTTGTTCCTCTGGGGCAACGCGCTGACCGGCTCGATACCGCCGTCGCTGGGCGACTGCACCGAGCTGTACGCGCTGGACCTGTCCAAGAACCGGCTCACCGGCGGCATCCCCGACGAGGTCTTCGGGCTCCAGAAGCTCAGCAAGCTGCTCCTGCTCGGCAACGCGCTGTCGGGGCCGCTTCCACCAAGCGTCGCCGACTGCGTGTCGCTGGTCCGGCTCCGGCTCGGCGAGAACCAGCTCGCCGGCGAGATACCGAGGGAGATTGGCAAGCTTCAGAACCTGGTGTTCCTGGACCTGTACTCGAACAGGTTCACCGGACACCTCCCCGCCGAGCTCGCCAACATCACGGTGCTGGAGCTGCTCGACGTGCACAACAACAGCTTCACGGGGCCCATCCCTCCGCAGTTCGGGGCGCTCATGAACCTGGAGCAGCTCGACCTCAGCATGAACAACCTCACCGGCGATATACCGGCGAGCTTCGGCAACTTCAGCTACCTCAACAAGCTCATCCTCAGCAGGAACATGCTGTCCGGGCCACTGCCCAAGTCGATTCAGAACCTGCAGAAGCTGACCATGCTGGACCTGAGCAACAACAGCTTCTCCGGCCCGATACCGCCGGAGATCGGCGCCCTGTCAAGCCTGAGCATAAGCCTGGACCTGAGTGGGAACAAGTTCGTCGGAGAGCTtccggaggagatgtccggcctGACACAGTTGCAGTCGCTCGACCTGTCAAGCAATGGCCTCTACGGCAGCATCTCGGTGCTCGGGGCGCTCACCAGCCTGACGTCCCTCAACATCTCGTACAACAACTTCTCCGGCGCCATCCCCGTGACGCCCTTCTTCAAGACGCTGTCGTCAAACTCCTACACCGGCAACCCCAGCCTGTGTGAGTCCTATGACGGCCACATTTGTGCGTCAGACATGGTTCGTCGGACCACACTGAAGACCGTCAGGACAGTGATCCTTGTCTGCGCCATTTTAGGCTCGATCACTCTGCTGCTCGTGGTGGTCTGGATCCTGTTCAACAGAAGCAGGAGGCTCGAGGGCGAGAAGGCGACGAGCCTGTCGGCCGCCGCCGGCAACGACTTCTCGTACCCGTGGACGTTCACGCCGTTCCAGAAGCTCAACTTCTGCGTGGACAACATCTTGGAGTGCCTGAGGGACGAGAATGTgatcggcaaaggctgctcggGAGTCGTGTACCGAGCCGAGATGCCCAACGGCGACATCATCGCGGTGAAGAAGCTCTGGAAGACGACCAAGGAGGAGCCGATCGACGCCTTCGCCGCAGAGATTCAGATATTGGGTCACATCAGGCACCGGAACATTGTGAAGCTGCTTGGTTACTGCTCGAACAAGTCTGTCAAGCTCTTGCTCTACAACTACGTCCCTAATGGTAACCTGCAGGAGCTCCTCAGCGAGAACAGGAGCCTGGACTGGGACACACGGTACAAGATCGCggtcggggcggcgcaggggctgTCCTATCTGCACCATGACTGCGTCCCGGCGATACTCCACCGGGATGTCAAGTGCAACAACATTCTGCTCGACTCAAAGTATGAGGCCTACTTGGCTGACTTTGGGCTGGCCAAGCTGATGAACTCCCCCAACTATCATCACGCCATGTCGCGCATCGCCGGTTCTTACGGATACATTGCTCCAG AGTACGGCTACACCTCGAACATCACCGAGAAGAGCGACGTGTACAGCTATGGCGTGGTGCTCCTGGAGATCCTGAGCGGGCGGAGCGCCATCGAGCCGATGGTCAGCGACAGCCTCCACATCGTGGAGTGGGCCAAGAAGAAGATGGGGAGCTACGAGCCGGCGGTGAATATCCTGGACGCGAAGCTGCGTGGCATGCCGGACCAGCTGGTCCAGGAGATGCTGCAGACGCTGGGCATCGCCATCTTCTGCGTGAACCCGGCGCCGGGGGAGCGGCCGACCATGAAGGAGGTCGTGGCCTTCCTCAAGGAGGTGAAGAGCCCGCCGGAGGAGTGGGCCAAGACGTCGCAGCAGCCGCTCATCAAGCCTGGCAGCCAGGAAGGCTGA